In the genome of Aedes aegypti strain LVP_AGWG chromosome 2, AaegL5.0 Primary Assembly, whole genome shotgun sequence, the window TATATACTAAGAGATGAATTTTCTATTTTCTCCAAAATTCTCCCTTTGTCCATAGAGTTGAATGATTTCACCAAATTTAGTTGCAAGAAAACTTCCAGGATCTCATACAGAGATTCTTACAGATGTGTCAGAAAGTTACCTAGCAATAACTCATAAACGAATGTTCTTGGAAGattggaataaaattgttgaacatATTGCACAataaatctctggataaatttcttGTGCCATCAACAGGTTTCCACTGCTGGGAAGTTACTGTCATTattttatagaaatttctcgtaaaattcttggagataaaTTAAATGAATAAATTCTGCTAATAtcattgaagaattcctggtaggGTGTCTGGAATAAAATCCGCACATTTTTCgtctcatatatttttttgaatatactATCGCTGTttgaaatcttggagaaattatAGAAGAATTTCGTAGCAATACCTAAAACAATCCCTTGACTAAAATAGATGGAAGTTCAGCGGGGATTCGTGATTTTTTATCTATTCAATCCAGGTATCCTAGAGGCTCCAAAGGTTGATACGTGACTCCTTCTTAgattcactatgggatgataagtttgtacttacattacagtactgacGTGTTTGAaacaccacctagaaagctgaaaatttaacagaacactatttttatggttaggatggtaaggaagatatgggagattgaactttcaaacattttcaaattttgaatcttCCTACTGGTATATACCACATTCACGTCAACATGTCGCAGTTTACAAGCCAGGAGCCCATTCAAAGTTCTTACGTTCCAAGATTCGACTTTCCTATCGTTGTCCCAATTTCGAATATGTATGCGTAAAATCAATTCGCTTGTTGTAGATTTGTCTTTCTGGATTATATTATGTCTTTTATAGAACAAGCCAATTAAAACAATTGCTACTTAAACTAAACCTACGGGAAAACTGAAGAAGTTCGGCTGTGATCTAAGATGATTCGAAGACTTTTTCCACATAAAGCATAAAAATCCCCGTTTTCATTCGGATAAAAATCTATTAAAACTCGATTTCTGACATAACCGTTTATTAAACAATCATTAAGTCCTCTGGATCGGAATCGATTTCAACGGCTTCCGTTTCAGGCACACCTGGTTCCACATCCGGCAGTATGGCTTCGCCCTCACATAAAGCGTCCGATTGGTTTGCAATGGCCTGCAGCCAGTTTTTACCAAAGTCATCGCCACAGCTGGACATGTTTCCTGGCTACATGGCGCTTCAGAGCGTAATCCGTGGGGAAAGAAGCGTCGCACGTGGGGCACGAGAACTGCCGGTCCGTTATGCCATGGCCCAGCATGTGTTTGTTCAGACGATACCTGGAATGGACAGTCAGTGAACGTTTAGAAATGATTCATAGAAAAATGTTTGATCAGTATTCTTACTCCGTCACAAATGCTTGGGCGCAAATCGTACATCTATGCGACTTCGTTGAGTGGAATCTCTGTTTGTGGCCGAATAGTCCTTGTCTCGATCCAAACGTTCGCTTACAACTAAAGCACCAGTATTGGGGCGCATCGTGGATATGTCGGTAGTGCCAGACACGATTGTATTCGCTCGTGAAACAAACACTGATGCAACCTCGCTCACATTTGAATGGTTTcaaacctgtaaaaaaaaagtttttggaaaaaaaaacttatcgaaATCCCaaacttatcataaaatacgtgTCTGTTCACTTTTTGTACGAAAACATTTCGTTTCTAAATGATTGAACAGTTTtaaaaggaagtttatgtgattatcACTCAACCTGACCTAGAAATATcctggaataactttgtccacAATACTTCGCTTCTACACATTCTACAGGGGACGGACCTgctgtagtggttagaacactcgcctatcacgccgaggacctgggatcgaatcccatccccgacattagtcacttatgacgcaaccagttatagtgacgacttccttcggaagggaagtaaagccgttggtcccgagatgtaCTAggccagggctaaaaatctcgttaataaagatagaaaaaaaaaatctacacatTCCTATCACTCatgaaactacaactaataGTGAAGCGATCCCTAACTTTCTATTAAAAACTATTGACTTATGCGTAGACCACGTGTTAAGAACAGTGTACTCCACAGACAGCACTTACCCAAATGTTTGTTCATATGCGATTCCATGCGAGCCTTCGGAAGGTTTTCTCCGCACATTCCGCAAGCCATGATCTGTTTTGCACTCGTCTTCGTTTCTTGGCTATAGGGGATCTCCGATTCTGTGTCGTCTTCGTCAGCACTCGATCCTACCACCCGTAGAACTTCGACTGTCGACGAGTCATGAGGTTCTTCCGCTTGACTGTTCTCGGGCAGTTTATCGTCTGGATAATTTTCAGCGTCGTTCAAATTAGACTCCTCAATAAACCCATCTTGGTTTTGGGATGCATTGTTAACCATCATTTCTTGATCTGAATTTGCTTCCAATACTGTTTCCTCCAATGGTTCAAGCATTGGCAATGGACTAGACTCGAAAGACGGTGAATTTTCCTCCAGTTCCTCTTTCGGTGAGATTTTCTCATCTTTGATCACAATGGGTTCACTTCGCAACACATCCTGCACTTCCAAACATCGTAACTGATACTCTCGGAAGTCATTCAAGCGTATCTTACAAACAGCGCAAATACTATGGCTGATTGAATCGTTCTGGGTTACCTGGgatgaaatattaaaattaaatgaaaaattcaatttgatttttttaaatacgatCTCTTTTTTTATCGAAGTCGTTAAGTAACCCCAAGAAGAATCTCTTTTGCGGagttattcatggaattcctcaAGCAATTTGCAACAAAATGCTTGAGAAATGTTCTGAATTCTTTGGTGGATTGTCGCAGCGATTTTGTTGGCTGAACATTAgaaggaattttaagaaaatctttTAAATGGATTTACGTTACCCCTTAAAAAATGAAACAGTTGATACTTGTATGAATTTCCAaagtttttgaggattttttattTAGAATTTATGGAGTAGCCTCGGTTCTTAAATGAATTCACGGGAGGAAATTGTTAAATAAATCTCTGAAAAGTTTCCTCATcaattttcggaggaatccaTTGATATTTTAGCCGTAGgttttaaaaaattgtttgtgaaatcagtttttttcgtAGGTTATTCCTGAAAGATCGGACTGCAAAATCTGGCATAATTGTTTTAGGGAATTTATAGATctgtttctaatgaaatttaGAGAGATAAATTAGACATATTTACTGAAGTATTTTACATGAATTGATAGCAAACGCCTAGAAAAATACCGGtttgaatttctggacaaacttctatattataaaaaatgttcaagctgtttagtggaatacctataaataaatgaaaaccgaatttagtactaaaccattgatttccactagagtttgtatcctttgacagatacgcgtagctcgacctcaactgtaaggttgtcttcagtgtcgtgtactagaaatCGAGCCTAGTACAtggcactgaagacggccttacagttgagatctAAATAggtacgcgtatctgtcgaagggaCAAACTCTAGTGGACCAAAATGAGCatttattggcttttctcggtgaACGCGATACTATTCAAAGTGGAAGGGAGCAAGGGAAGTAATGAAAGAAAtatgatggatagaatcgcaagcgagcgatgagagaaatgaatagaagttgaaaactaacagagggccatatatgaacaacacaatcgaaacgacaaattattgcctaacgtcctggttttgaacggctagatgttgtagcgttggtcactactaacactagacaggcaaaaatttgtcgcctcgacctgttaactatattgttaGGCAGATGTtacagttctatcgatcggtGGCATATTTTCGGGGATTCATATGACAGCCACGTTACtcattggattttttcgttcaaaactaggacgcaagaccagtagaatagccttcagatttgttggaacgtatcaaatttgttacacgttgaAGTTGGTGAgttgtcgaatgtccatgtcggaatccaagCTGTTCATTGGCAtacattgaattttcattgatgtggaccatcattctgttcaacatgaccttttcaaaaagtttactgatgaaggaaagcaaactgattggacgatagctagaagcttctgcaagatttttgtctggtttttaaattggtacaaccttagcatttttccatttgtcaggaaaatatgccaactgcaagcatttgttaaacatatcaactatgaatgataagctactttctgtaTGTTTCTTGATGCGGATGAAAAAAATTCCGTCGTCGCCAGgggcttttatatttttgattttttttttttagatagtTCTCTTATCTTCTAAATCAGTCTTTAAgggattttcgaaaatgttctcttgattgagaatgtttttgaaattctgAATAACTTAATTTTCTATTGgattagtaagtcctaaattaaaattgtgagcgctttcaaactgcacagctagtttttaagctttttcgctattaattagtaataatttttcctctttcaatgccggtattggcttctgagattttttaaaaattttagataatttctaaaagggcttagagccccAATAGTCTTAATTATCGTGCATATAAGAAAGGCAGCACCATTCATTCATCCattgaaaatgttctatcgataaatgggataaatgttgattcgaacttttggcGAGGTCAtttcgatcaatgttaccccgtatTACGGTATACAAACTCATAGAAATAACACAATAATTAACGCAACAAACACAACACATACCTTGATCGAGAGTAAATCAGAGATCCACGTACGCAGGTCATTCTGGTTGAAAATATCCTCGAGGAATTCTTCGCTCAAACATAATCGGCAAACTTGCAGAAGGCCCTTGTTTGAACCCTGAGGCGAAATATCACGGACGACTGAGGACATTTTTTTAAGTACAAACTACGATATTACAAGCAGAACAATTTCTTTGGAATGATCGACGCTGCATCATTCGATCCTAAAACAGCGCACTTTGTTTTGAATATGATTTGTTTACATCTGTTTACATTGGATCTTGACGTCTGTTGATGCCTTGCACTGTTATTTCGAGTTACTCATTGACCGGCAAAAAGCAAAAATTCTCATTCGCCACAGAAATTTATGTAATTTGGAGTTGACCCTTTTTGAGTACAGTCCGTTCTCTACAGCAAAATATCTCCTTCGCTGTTTTAAAAATAGGGTATTTTACCCATTATTGGagt includes:
- the LOC110677086 gene encoding zinc finger protein 121-like codes for the protein MSSVVRDISPQGSNKGLLQVCRLCLSEEFLEDIFNQNDLRTWISDLLSIKVTQNDSISHSICAVCKIRLNDFREYQLRCLEVQDVLRSEPIVIKDEKISPKEELEENSPSFESSPLPMLEPLEETVLEANSDQEMMVNNASQNQDGFIEESNLNDAENYPDDKLPENSQAEEPHDSSTVEVLRVVGSSADEDDTESEIPYSQETKTSAKQIMACGMCGENLPKARMESHMNKHLGLKPFKCERGCISVCFTSEYNRVWHYRHIHDAPQYWCFSCKRTFGSRQGLFGHKQRFHSTKSHRCTICAQAFVTEYRLNKHMLGHGITDRQFSCPTCDASFPTDYALKRHVARKHVQLWR